In Methanothrix sp., a genomic segment contains:
- a CDS encoding NAD(P)-dependent oxidoreductase has translation MNTRKILVTGGAGFIGTNLVNELKSRGHEVTALDLYNTDREDYIRGDVRNYRQLEKVFDQHKFDYVYHLAAEYGRWNGEDYYENLWQTNVMGTKHILRLQEKLKFRMIFFSSAEVYGDYEGIMSEDVMINNPIKDTYQMNDYAITKWAGELMCMNSAKMFGTQTVRVRPVNCYGPHEHYNPYRGFIPKFIYHALFNKPYTVFKGHKRIIDYVEDTARTFANIVDNFIPGEAYNVGGRQEWERDIKEYSDLILRAVGRDETLVTYKEAEPFTTKIKTMDFSKSVWDLKHDPKYPPEEGIKRTVEWMKWYYRI, from the coding sequence ATGAATACTCGGAAGATACTAGTAACTGGCGGTGCAGGATTTATCGGCACTAATCTGGTAAATGAGCTTAAGAGCCGGGGTCATGAGGTAACGGCCCTGGACCTTTACAATACCGACCGGGAAGACTACATCCGGGGTGATGTCAGGAACTACCGGCAGTTGGAGAAGGTTTTCGACCAGCATAAGTTCGATTACGTCTATCACCTGGCTGCCGAGTACGGGCGCTGGAATGGTGAGGATTACTATGAGAATCTGTGGCAGACCAATGTGATGGGCACAAAGCACATTCTCCGCCTGCAGGAGAAATTGAAATTCCGGATGATCTTCTTCTCCAGTGCTGAGGTCTACGGAGATTACGAGGGCATCATGTCTGAGGATGTGATGATCAACAATCCCATAAAAGACACCTACCAGATGAACGATTACGCCATCACCAAGTGGGCGGGGGAGCTGATGTGCATGAACTCGGCCAAGATGTTCGGCACCCAGACCGTCCGGGTCCGGCCGGTGAACTGCTACGGCCCGCATGAGCACTACAATCCATACCGGGGGTTCATTCCCAAATTCATCTATCACGCTCTCTTCAACAAGCCTTACACCGTTTTCAAGGGCCACAAGAGGATAATTGATTATGTGGAGGATACTGCCCGGACCTTTGCCAATATCGTGGACAACTTCATTCCTGGGGAGGCCTACAACGTGGGCGGGCGCCAGGAGTGGGAGCGGGACATCAAGGAGTACTCAGACCTGATTCTGAGGGCGGTGGGAAGGGATGAAACCCTTGTCACCTACAAAGAGGCCGAGCCCTTCACCACCAAGATCAAGACTATGGACTTCTCCAAGTCCGTGTGGGATCTGAAGCATGATCCGAAATACCCGCCGGAAGAAGGGATCAAGCGAACTGTGGAATGGATGAAGTGGTACTACAGGATTTAG
- a CDS encoding UDP-N-acetylglucosamine 2-epimerase produces MGGWYQGLALAGSGGVQEEACIPGMPGVTLRDNTERPEKIEVGGQMCWRGPVSADYRRRQADARSG; encoded by the coding sequence GTGGGAGGCTGGTATCAGGGCCTGGCCCTGGCCGGTTCGGGTGGAGTGCAGGAGGAGGCCTGCATCCCTGGCATGCCCGGCGTGACCTTGCGGGATAACACAGAGAGGCCAGAAAAGATCGAGGTAGGGGGGCAAATGTGCTGGCGGGGGCCGGTTAGCGCAGATTATAGGCGGCGCCAGGCAGATGCTCGGAGCGGATGA
- a CDS encoding acylphosphatase — MRFTAYVSGKVQEVGYRARVVDIANALGLKGMIENLKDGSVKIIAEGEDEKLKWFEDAIDIKNALIYVSSIEKSYSPASGEFNSFGKLVAKGETDTRLDTAAGYLKELISAVNKMNENLGGKMDQMNENLGGKMDQMLSKQDQMLSKQDQMLIKQDQMLSKQDELLDEVISMNENLSGKMDQMLSKQDDLIIEVKNVNRKMDRALETGIVELKSDMAEVKSALKAKGII, encoded by the coding sequence ATGAGGTTCACAGCATACGTCTCCGGGAAGGTCCAGGAGGTCGGATATCGAGCCAGGGTAGTCGATATAGCCAATGCTCTTGGCCTGAAGGGCATGATAGAGAATCTGAAGGACGGCAGTGTGAAGATCATAGCTGAGGGCGAAGATGAAAAGCTCAAGTGGTTCGAGGATGCAATAGATATAAAGAATGCCCTGATCTATGTCTCATCCATAGAAAAGAGCTACTCTCCTGCAAGCGGCGAGTTCAATTCGTTCGGCAAGCTGGTGGCAAAAGGGGAGACCGACACAAGGTTGGACACAGCGGCAGGCTACCTAAAAGAGCTTATCTCTGCCGTCAATAAGATGAACGAGAACCTGGGCGGAAAGATGGACCAGATGAATGAGAACCTGGGCGGCAAGATGGATCAGATGCTCAGCAAGCAGGATCAGATGCTAAGCAAGCAGGATCAGATGCTCATCAAGCAGGATCAGATGCTTAGCAAGCAGGATGAGCTTCTTGATGAAGTCATAAGCATGAATGAGAACCTGAGCGGCAAGATGGACCAGATGCTCAGCAAGCAGGATGATCTTATTATCGAAGTCAAAAATGTGAACCGGAAGATGGATCGGGCACTTGAAACGGGCATTGTCGAGTTGAAGAGCGACATGGCCGAGGTTAAGTCTGCCCTTAAAGCGAAAGGTATAATCTAG
- a CDS encoding acylphosphatase gives MRFTAYVSGKVQEVGYRARVVDIANALGLKGMIENLKDGRVKIIAEGEDEKKLKWFEDAIDIKNALIYVSSIEKSYSPASGEFNSFGKLVAKGETDTRLDTAAGYLKELISAVNKMNENLGGKMDQMLSKQDQMLSKQDQMLSKQDELLDEVRSMNDNLSGKMDQMLGKQDQMLSKQDQMLSKQDQMLRKQDNLIIEVKYVSRKMDRALETGIVELKSDMAEVKSALKAKGII, from the coding sequence ATGAGGTTTACAGCATACGTCTCCGGGAAGGTCCAGGAGGTCGGATATCGAGCCAGGGTAGTCGATATAGCAAATGCTCTTGGCCTGAAGGGCATGATAGAGAATCTGAAGGACGGCAGGGTGAAGATCATAGCCGAGGGCGAAGATGAAAAGAAGCTCAAGTGGTTCGAGGATGCAATAGACATAAAGAATGCCCTGATCTATGTCTCATCCATAGAAAAGAGCTACTCTCCTGCAAGCGGCGAGTTCAATTCGTTCGGCAAGCTGGTGGCAAAAGGGGAGACCGACACAAGGTTGGATACAGCGGCAGGCTACCTAAAAGAGCTTATCTCTGCCGTCAATAAGATGAACGAGAACTTGGGCGGCAAGATGGACCAGATGCTCAGCAAGCAAGATCAGATGCTCAGCAAGCAAGATCAGATGCTCAGCAAGCAGGATGAGCTTCTTGATGAAGTCAGAAGCATGAACGATAACCTGAGCGGCAAGATGGACCAAATGCTTGGCAAGCAGGATCAAATGCTAAGCAAACAAGACCAGATGCTCAGCAAGCAGGATCAGATGCTCAGAAAACAAGATAATCTTATTATCGAAGTCAAATATGTTAGCCGGAAGATGGATCGGGCACTTGAAACGGGCATCGTCGAGTTGAAGAGCGACATGGCCGAGGTTAAGTCTGCCCTTAAAGCGAAAGGTATAATCTAG
- a CDS encoding UPF0175 family protein, whose protein sequence is MELYLTMASANDEIDALMRTEIYKSREELLKDALRALLYMKPGLRIEIAIDLYKNEKVSLWKAAEIAGLCMEEFKDVLASRSIKVEVGGTDEESLFRLARLGLI, encoded by the coding sequence ATGGAGTTGTACCTGACAATGGCATCTGCGAATGACGAAATTGATGCTCTGATGCGAACTGAGATTTATAAGTCCCGAGAGGAGCTATTGAAGGATGCATTAAGAGCTCTATTATATATGAAGCCGGGCCTCCGAATCGAGATAGCTATTGATCTTTACAAGAATGAGAAGGTCAGCCTGTGGAAGGCTGCTGAAATAGCGGGGCTTTGCATGGAAGAGTTTAAGGACGTGCTGGCCTCCAGGTCCATTAAAGTCGAGGTAGGTGGGACGGATGAGGAGAGCCTGTTCCGACTGGCCAGATTGGGCCTCATATGA
- a CDS encoding UDP-N-acetylglucosamine 2-epimerase — translation MAGIRPWLWSVRAECREACILGVPWVTLRDNTERPEILGVKSNVLAGADALRMVENAKRMMQQGNWWKNPFGGGRAGKIIVEHLRN, via the coding sequence GTGGCTGGCATCAGGCCCTGGCTCTGGTCGGTTCGGGCGGAGTGCAGGGAGGCCTGTATCCTGGGCGTGCCCTGGGTGACCCTGCGGGATAACACAGAGAGGCCGGAGATCTTGGGGGTAAAGTCCAACGTTCTTGCTGGGGCCGATGCTCTGCGGATGGTTGAGAATGCAAAGCGGATGATGCAGCAGGGGAATTGGTGGAAGAATCCGTTTGGAGGCGGCAGAGCGGGAAAGATTATCGTTGAGCATCTCAGAAATTGA
- a CDS encoding acylphosphatase has product MRFTAYVSGKVQEVGYRARIVDIANALGLTGMIENLKDGRVKIIAEGEDEKKLRWFEDAIDIKNALIYVSSIEKSYSPASGEFNSFGKLVARGDRHKVGHSGRLPKRAYLCSQ; this is encoded by the coding sequence ATGAGGTTTACAGCATACGTCTCCGGGAAGGTCCAGGAGGTCGGATATCGAGCCAGGATAGTCGATATAGCCAATGCTCTTGGCCTGACGGGCATGATAGAGAATCTGAAGGACGGCAGGGTGAAGATCATAGCCGAGGGCGAAGATGAAAAGAAGCTCAGGTGGTTCGAGGATGCAATAGACATAAAGAATGCCTTGATCTATGTCTCATCCATAGAAAAGAGCTACTCTCCTGCAAGCGGCGAGTTCAATTCGTTCGGCAAGCTGGTGGCAAGGGGAGACCGACACAAGGTTGGACACAGCGGCAGGCTACCTAAAAGAGCTTATCTCTGCAGTCAATAA
- a CDS encoding acylphosphatase has product MIENLKDGRVKIIAEGEDEKKLRWFEDAIDIKNALIYVSSIEKSYSPASGEFNSFGKLVAKRRPHKVGYSGRLPKRAYLCRQ; this is encoded by the coding sequence ATGATAGAGAATCTGAAGGACGGCAGGGTGAAGATCATAGCCGAGGGCGAAGATGAAAAGAAGCTCAGGTGGTTCGAGGATGCAATAGACATAAAGAATGCCCTGATCTATGTCTCATCCATAGAAAAGAGCTACTCTCCTGCAAGCGGCGAGTTCAATTCGTTCGGCAAGCTGGTGGCAAAAAGGAGACCACACAAGGTTGGATACAGCGGCAGGCTACCTAAAAGAGCTTATCTCTGCCGTCAATAA
- a CDS encoding glycosyltransferase family 2 protein — protein sequence MGLTIAAMPAYNEEQSIARMVCGCKKHVDCVVVVDDGSSDRTAEIAASSGAHVVRHMKNRGYGAALQTCFETARDLGAERMVVIDSDGQHDPEEIPKLLARLGRGADLVIGSRFCNGNGSDIPAYRKVGMKVLDIATYLVGGIKVTDSQSGFRAYGRRAIDCIWIDNQGMSAGSEILLQAKDNRLKVEEVDIHCRYDVQRASTEHPVSHGVKILLILLQDMELRRPLYYFTLPGTALAAVGIGIGLELLRVFYHGGQLSYGLTLLMILLTLVGSFMAFTGIILHAISRLIDQSIRKLEIERPRKARVESV from the coding sequence TTGGGTTTAACCATCGCGGCCATGCCGGCCTACAATGAGGAGCAATCCATTGCCAGGATGGTTTGTGGCTGCAAGAAGCACGTCGACTGCGTCGTAGTGGTCGACGACGGCAGCTCCGACCGGACGGCTGAGATTGCCGCGTCTTCGGGCGCCCACGTCGTCCGCCATATGAAGAACAGGGGATATGGCGCAGCTTTACAGACCTGTTTTGAGACTGCCAGGGATTTGGGCGCAGAGAGGATGGTTGTCATCGACTCGGACGGCCAGCATGATCCTGAAGAGATACCAAAGCTGCTAGCCCGCCTGGGCAGGGGCGCAGATCTAGTGATTGGCTCGCGGTTTTGCAACGGAAACGGCAGCGATATCCCCGCCTATCGCAAGGTAGGTATGAAGGTGCTTGATATCGCCACATATCTGGTTGGCGGGATCAAGGTGACCGATAGTCAGAGTGGCTTTAGGGCCTACGGAAGGCGGGCGATCGACTGCATCTGGATCGATAACCAGGGGATGTCTGCAGGCTCGGAGATTCTGTTGCAGGCCAAGGACAACCGTCTGAAGGTCGAAGAGGTGGATATCCACTGTAGATATGATGTGCAGAGGGCCTCAACAGAGCACCCGGTGAGCCACGGGGTCAAGATACTATTGATACTGCTGCAGGATATGGAGCTGCGCCGTCCGCTGTATTATTTCACCTTGCCGGGAACTGCTCTGGCGGCGGTGGGAATCGGGATCGGGCTTGAGCTGTTGCGAGTATTTTATCATGGTGGGCAGCTTAGCTATGGGCTCACACTGCTGATGATACTGCTGACGCTGGTAGGGTCGTTCATGGCATTTACTGGGATTATATTGCATGCCATATCCAGGCTGATCGACCAGTCGATAAGGAAGCTCGAGATCGAGAGGCCGAGAAAGGCGAGGGTGGAGTCGGTGTAA